A single region of the Streptomyces vilmorinianum genome encodes:
- a CDS encoding response regulator — protein MTDSTAPYPDEPAPRVVIADDQELVRTGFRLILTARGIGVVGEASDGAEAVELVDRLRPDVALLDIRMPGMDGLEAARRILDRSPECRVIMLTTFDLDQYVYAALAAGASGFLLKDVTAAHLAAAVRLVDTGDALLAPSITRRLVERFVSGEDPAPTRPGGRAPSPPAVHRDLTPLTPRELEVLTLMGRGLSNSELARELTLSEATVKTHVARIFAKLSLRDRAQAVVLAYETALVLPGEPSS, from the coding sequence ATGACGGACTCCACCGCGCCGTACCCCGACGAGCCTGCCCCGAGGGTGGTCATCGCCGACGACCAGGAGCTGGTCCGCACGGGTTTCCGGCTGATCCTGACCGCCCGTGGCATCGGTGTGGTCGGCGAGGCGTCCGACGGCGCCGAGGCGGTCGAACTGGTCGACAGACTGCGGCCGGACGTCGCCCTGCTGGACATCCGGATGCCCGGCATGGACGGCCTTGAGGCCGCCCGACGCATCCTCGACCGGTCCCCGGAGTGCCGGGTGATCATGCTGACCACCTTCGACCTCGATCAGTACGTCTACGCCGCCCTCGCCGCAGGCGCCAGCGGCTTCCTGCTCAAAGACGTCACGGCGGCCCACCTGGCCGCCGCGGTACGCCTGGTGGACACCGGCGACGCGCTGCTCGCCCCGTCGATCACCCGACGGCTGGTCGAGCGCTTCGTCTCGGGCGAAGACCCCGCCCCGACAAGGCCCGGCGGCCGGGCCCCCTCACCCCCCGCCGTTCACCGCGACCTCACCCCGCTGACCCCGCGCGAACTCGAGGTGCTGACGCTCATGGGCCGTGGCCTCTCCAACTCCGAGCTGGCGCGGGAACTGACCCTGAGCGAGGCCACCGTGAAGACCCACGTGGCTCGGATCTTCGCCAAGCTCTCGCTGCGCGACCGGGCCCAGGCCGTCGTGCTCGCCTACGAAACAGCCCTCGTGCTGCCAGGGGAGCCCAGCAGCTGA
- a CDS encoding sensor histidine kinase has protein sequence MGWPTVVLAAALAAVAVLTGALVRTRRRHRTALEERGWLLERERESAAAAAVDAERARIAAELHDIVSHNVSLMVVQASAAREVLATLPDEAAAAMGAVEAAGRNAMTELRHLLGLLAPAQNGEDGPYARDAGLAPQPSLSRLSALIDRISFAGLPVEARISGEPRPLPTGIDVTAYRIIQEALTNALKHGDGAKAEVTVRYSEHWLRVEVLNSGPSVLLEDRPAAGDRPARADGAGRGLIGLRERLAVYGGDLDARRRLGGGYRVRARIPLDRP, from the coding sequence ATGGGCTGGCCGACTGTCGTCCTGGCCGCGGCGCTTGCCGCGGTCGCGGTACTCACCGGTGCGCTCGTCAGGACGCGACGCCGGCATCGTACGGCCCTGGAGGAACGCGGCTGGCTGCTGGAACGGGAACGGGAGAGCGCTGCCGCCGCAGCGGTCGACGCGGAACGGGCCAGGATCGCGGCCGAACTGCACGACATCGTCAGTCACAACGTGAGCCTGATGGTCGTCCAGGCGAGCGCGGCCCGCGAGGTGCTGGCCACCCTGCCCGACGAGGCGGCGGCCGCGATGGGCGCCGTCGAGGCTGCCGGCCGGAACGCGATGACCGAACTGCGCCATCTGCTCGGCCTGCTCGCCCCCGCCCAGAACGGCGAGGACGGACCGTACGCCAGGGATGCCGGCCTCGCCCCGCAACCGAGCCTCAGCCGGCTCAGCGCGCTGATCGACCGGATCTCCTTCGCCGGCCTGCCGGTCGAGGCTCGGATCTCCGGGGAGCCGCGCCCGCTGCCGACCGGGATCGACGTCACGGCGTACCGGATCATCCAGGAGGCGCTGACCAACGCGCTCAAACACGGCGACGGAGCGAAAGCCGAGGTGACGGTGAGGTACTCGGAACACTGGCTGCGGGTCGAGGTGCTGAACAGCGGGCCGAGCGTCCTGCTGGAGGACCGGCCTGCGGCGGGCGACCGGCCGGCGCGGGCGGACGGCGCCGGCCGCGGACTGATCGGTTTGCGTGAGCGCCTCGCCGTCTACGGCGGCGACCTGGACGCCCGGCGACGGCTCGGCGGCGGGTACCGCGTCCGTGCCCGGATCCCACTGGACCGGCCATGA
- a CDS encoding ABC transporter ATP-binding protein, giving the protein MTTDHDRAGQVVVQLDDVHKEYGDTKALAGLDLEVRAGEAVAVMGPSGCGKSTLLNMVAGLDRPTAGTVRVNGEDLGRLNETGLALFRRRQVGMIFQFFNLIDDLPALDNVALAAQLTGTSARQARRRALELLDELGVADRRNTYPAALSGGERQRVAVARALMNRPALLLADEPTGALDSRSGEQVMDLLIDLNQIGQTLLIVTHDPQLATRCASRLVEVADGRVARESTLERLA; this is encoded by the coding sequence ATGACCACAGATCACGACCGAGCGGGGCAGGTCGTCGTCCAACTGGACGACGTGCACAAGGAGTACGGCGACACCAAGGCACTGGCCGGCCTTGACCTGGAGGTCCGCGCCGGTGAGGCGGTCGCGGTGATGGGCCCGTCCGGCTGCGGGAAGTCCACCCTGCTCAACATGGTGGCCGGCCTCGACCGTCCGACCGCGGGCACCGTGCGGGTCAACGGCGAGGACCTCGGCCGGCTGAACGAGACCGGGCTCGCGCTGTTCCGGCGCCGGCAGGTCGGCATGATCTTCCAGTTCTTCAACCTGATCGACGACCTTCCGGCCCTGGACAACGTCGCGCTGGCCGCCCAGCTGACCGGCACCTCCGCCCGGCAGGCCCGCCGCCGCGCGCTGGAGCTCCTGGACGAGCTCGGCGTCGCGGACCGCAGGAACACCTACCCGGCCGCACTCAGCGGTGGCGAGCGTCAACGGGTGGCGGTGGCACGGGCCTTGATGAACCGGCCGGCGCTCCTGCTGGCCGACGAGCCGACCGGCGCGCTGGACAGTCGATCGGGCGAGCAGGTGATGGACCTGCTGATCGACCTCAACCAGATCGGCCAGACCCTGCTGATCGTCACCCACGACCCGCAGCTGGCCACCCGCTGCGCGAGCCGCCTGGTCGAGGTCGCCGACGGCCGGGTGGCCCGCGAGAGCACCCTGGAGCGGCTCGCATGA
- a CDS encoding ABC transporter permease — protein MSAVWSASRAAVKRRRVQTFVIGLVVLCSSVTVLLALSLLSAASGPFDRAFAQQRGAHAVVAFDSARVSDERLVATVRRPGVEAAAGPFGQAVVTVPEDWLWMGPGALTVVGRADSAGPVDRLDLLAGRWASAPGELVLNWPVGGSPNPKWLGQKLRSPGAPTLTVVGFAVSMSKSANAWVTPEQVKALHPASFQMLYRFTAPGSEAQLQDDLDRVTAGLPAEAVIGTQSHLTLKQAFSAQAEGYLPFMTLFGVLGLLVSVLIVGNVVSGAVVSGYRHIGVLKAIGYTPNQVVAVYLTMLSVPTVLGTVLGTLVGTLIAEPVLRIAFSGIETGTASINASPWLSVVCLLGLPTLVLLTALVPALRAHRLPAARAISAGSAPSTRRGLRVQRRLSGSRLPRALSLGMGQPFARPGRALLTMAAIALGVTTVTLTTGLTGTMLAYGESGKGEGGTIHVQVGSEAGRQTPPVLGDGEIERRLRAVPGVATVTARAFTKVSLAGAGGTVFVDFYRGDRLDSAEPIVQGRRPTGLGEVAAGPAFLAQHGFAVGDRTTLHLEGRQLQVAFVGMLAQGNAQAMEATWQARGVLAPQAEVIEYLVRLAPGADAQAAQEAVAGIDPGLHPQLKEPGNAATTTVVGFSTVFTVLLSVVAALGVFNTVLLNTRERRRDLGMLKSIGMTPRQVVLMTVTSVAGPGLVAGLAGIPLGVAAHRLLVDHVGFIAFPESMKDVYHLPQLVALALAGVVIAVLGALLPARSAARLTIAKVLHNE, from the coding sequence ATGAGCGCGGTGTGGAGCGCCTCGCGTGCCGCGGTGAAACGCCGGCGGGTGCAGACCTTCGTGATCGGGCTGGTCGTCCTCTGCTCCTCGGTGACGGTGCTGCTCGCACTGTCCCTGCTGAGCGCCGCCTCCGGCCCCTTCGACCGGGCCTTCGCCCAGCAGCGCGGTGCGCACGCGGTGGTCGCCTTCGACTCCGCGAGGGTCTCGGACGAGCGGCTCGTCGCGACCGTCCGCCGGCCCGGCGTCGAGGCCGCCGCCGGGCCGTTCGGCCAGGCCGTGGTGACGGTCCCCGAGGACTGGCTCTGGATGGGGCCCGGAGCCCTCACCGTGGTGGGCCGTGCAGACTCGGCGGGCCCGGTGGACCGGCTGGACCTGCTGGCAGGCCGTTGGGCCTCCGCCCCGGGCGAACTCGTCCTGAACTGGCCGGTCGGCGGCAGCCCGAACCCGAAGTGGCTGGGCCAGAAGCTGCGGTCCCCGGGTGCGCCGACGCTCACGGTGGTCGGCTTCGCCGTCTCCATGAGCAAGTCGGCGAACGCCTGGGTCACCCCCGAGCAGGTCAAGGCCCTTCACCCAGCCTCGTTCCAGATGCTGTATCGGTTCACCGCACCCGGCTCCGAGGCACAGCTGCAAGACGACCTGGACCGGGTCACGGCCGGTCTGCCCGCCGAAGCGGTGATCGGCACGCAGTCCCATCTCACGCTCAAGCAGGCATTCTCCGCACAGGCCGAGGGCTATCTGCCCTTCATGACGCTGTTCGGCGTGCTCGGCCTGCTGGTCTCGGTGCTGATCGTCGGCAACGTGGTCAGCGGCGCGGTCGTCTCCGGCTACCGGCACATCGGGGTGCTCAAGGCCATCGGCTACACCCCGAACCAGGTGGTCGCGGTCTACCTGACGATGCTCTCCGTGCCGACCGTGCTCGGCACGGTGCTCGGCACCCTCGTCGGCACGCTGATCGCCGAGCCGGTCCTGCGCATCGCCTTCTCCGGAATCGAGACCGGCACCGCGTCGATCAACGCCAGTCCGTGGCTCTCCGTGGTCTGCCTGCTCGGCTTGCCGACGCTGGTCCTGCTCACCGCGCTGGTCCCCGCCCTGCGCGCGCACCGGCTGCCCGCGGCCCGGGCGATCTCCGCCGGCAGCGCGCCGAGCACCAGGCGCGGCCTGCGGGTGCAGCGCCGTCTCAGCGGCTCCCGGCTGCCGCGGGCTCTCAGTTTGGGCATGGGCCAGCCGTTCGCCCGGCCGGGCCGCGCCCTGCTGACCATGGCGGCCATCGCCCTCGGCGTCACCACGGTCACCCTGACCACCGGTCTGACCGGCACCATGCTCGCGTACGGCGAGAGCGGCAAGGGAGAGGGCGGCACCATCCATGTGCAGGTGGGTTCCGAAGCCGGCCGCCAGACGCCGCCGGTGCTCGGCGACGGCGAGATCGAGCGGCGCCTGAGGGCGGTGCCGGGGGTGGCGACGGTGACCGCGCGCGCGTTCACCAAAGTGAGCCTGGCCGGTGCGGGCGGCACGGTCTTCGTCGACTTCTACCGCGGGGACCGCCTCGACTCCGCCGAACCGATCGTCCAGGGACGCCGGCCGACCGGGCTGGGCGAGGTGGCGGCCGGGCCGGCCTTCCTGGCTCAGCACGGTTTCGCGGTCGGTGACCGGACCACGCTCCACTTGGAGGGCCGGCAGTTGCAGGTCGCCTTCGTCGGCATGCTGGCCCAGGGCAATGCCCAGGCGATGGAGGCCACCTGGCAGGCCAGGGGCGTACTCGCCCCGCAGGCGGAGGTGATCGAGTACCTGGTTCGCCTCGCTCCCGGTGCCGATGCGCAAGCTGCTCAGGAGGCCGTCGCCGGGATCGATCCGGGCCTGCACCCGCAGCTGAAGGAACCGGGCAACGCCGCCACCACCACCGTGGTCGGGTTCTCCACCGTGTTCACCGTGCTGCTGTCGGTCGTGGCCGCGCTCGGCGTCTTCAACACCGTGCTGCTGAACACCCGGGAGCGTCGACGCGATCTCGGCATGCTCAAGTCGATCGGGATGACTCCCCGCCAGGTCGTACTGATGACGGTGACCTCGGTGGCCGGTCCCGGCCTGGTCGCCGGGCTGGCCGGCATCCCGCTCGGGGTGGCCGCCCACCGGCTGCTGGTGGACCACGTGGGCTTCATCGCCTTCCCCGAGTCCATGAAGGACGTCTACCACCTGCCGCAGTTGGTGGCGTTGGCCCTGGCAGGCGTGGTGATCGCCGTCCTCGGCGCGCTGCTCCCTGCCCGTTCGGCGGCACGGCTGACCATCGCCAAGGTCCTGCACAACGAGTAG
- a CDS encoding dynamin family protein, protein MDERPQLIDALSALRDCVAAVRLPLPLPGAPRARQTRAELLAQLDDYLVPRLKDPDAPLLAVVGGSTGAGKSTLVNSLVGRRVSEAGVLRPTTRTPVLVCHPDDHHWFAGMRVLPQLTRVWLPHQDDDHPPEEPPEENALRVETSSALAQGLALLDAPDIDSLVVENRLLAAELICAADIWVMVTTASRYADAIPWHLLRTAKEYDATLVTVLDRVPHQIIGEVSRQYEALLHKAGLGDVPRFTIPELPESAGGGSGLLPDTAVAPLRAWLAHRAQDPAARQQAVSRTATGVIGSLDTRMPELAGAVAAQYAAAVRLGAVVEAAYEEEGERVRQELRRGAVLAGDARTRWRGYPRDSTAGELLDALVESLAALLQCAVAAADERVRDSWRREPAAAALGAPQAAPDREASERIEMTVRRWRRVLEELAEEELRSTERPGSARTAAPEADTVAALLAAALLGGRRTRSGGERLAELLGAQGALRLRDKGGELVMTYLDRALHTERDRRLAPLEALDVTPEPQAELIAALSVLQKEK, encoded by the coding sequence TTGGACGAACGGCCTCAGCTGATCGACGCACTCTCCGCCCTGCGCGACTGTGTCGCCGCCGTGCGTCTACCCCTCCCCCTCCCAGGAGCTCCACGCGCCCGCCAGACCCGGGCCGAGCTCCTCGCCCAGCTCGACGACTATCTGGTACCACGGCTCAAGGACCCCGACGCCCCCCTCCTCGCCGTCGTCGGCGGCTCCACCGGAGCCGGCAAGTCCACCCTCGTCAACTCCCTTGTGGGGCGGCGCGTCAGCGAGGCGGGGGTGCTCAGGCCCACCACGCGTACCCCCGTGCTCGTCTGCCACCCCGACGACCACCACTGGTTCGCCGGCATGCGCGTCCTGCCCCAGCTCACCCGCGTCTGGCTGCCCCACCAGGACGACGACCACCCGCCCGAGGAGCCCCCGGAGGAGAACGCGCTGCGGGTCGAGACCTCCTCCGCCCTCGCCCAGGGGCTCGCCCTCCTCGACGCCCCCGACATCGATTCCCTCGTCGTCGAGAACCGGCTGCTCGCCGCCGAGTTGATCTGCGCCGCCGACATCTGGGTAATGGTCACGACCGCCTCGCGGTACGCCGACGCCATCCCCTGGCACCTGCTCCGTACCGCCAAGGAGTACGACGCCACGCTCGTCACCGTCCTCGACCGCGTCCCCCACCAGATCATCGGCGAGGTCTCCCGGCAGTACGAGGCCCTGCTCCACAAGGCGGGTCTCGGGGACGTGCCGCGGTTCACCATCCCCGAGCTGCCCGAGTCCGCCGGCGGCGGCAGCGGACTGCTGCCCGACACCGCCGTCGCCCCGCTGCGCGCCTGGCTCGCCCACCGCGCCCAGGACCCCGCCGCCCGCCAGCAGGCCGTCAGTCGTACCGCCACCGGCGTCATCGGCTCCCTCGACACCCGGATGCCCGAGCTCGCCGGGGCGGTCGCCGCCCAGTACGCGGCCGCCGTCCGGCTCGGGGCTGTCGTCGAGGCGGCGTACGAGGAAGAGGGCGAGCGCGTCCGGCAGGAGCTGCGCCGCGGCGCCGTCCTGGCCGGCGACGCCCGTACCCGCTGGCGCGGCTACCCCCGCGACAGCACCGCCGGCGAACTCCTCGACGCCCTCGTCGAGTCCCTCGCCGCCCTCCTCCAGTGCGCGGTCGCCGCCGCCGACGAACGCGTACGGGACTCCTGGCGCCGCGAACCCGCCGCGGCCGCCCTCGGCGCCCCGCAGGCCGCCCCCGACCGGGAGGCGAGCGAGCGGATCGAGATGACCGTACGGCGCTGGCGGCGCGTCCTCGAAGAGCTGGCCGAGGAAGAGCTCCGCAGCACGGAGCGACCGGGCAGCGCCCGCACCGCGGCGCCCGAGGCCGACACCGTCGCCGCCCTGCTCGCCGCCGCTCTCCTCGGCGGCCGCCGCACCCGCAGCGGTGGCGAACGGCTCGCCGAACTCCTCGGCGCCCAGGGCGCCCTGCGCCTGCGCGACAAGGGCGGCGAACTCGTCATGACGTACCTCGACCGCGCCCTGCACACCGAACGCGACCGGCGCCTGGCCCCCCTGGAAGCCCTCGACGTGACCCCCGAGCCGCAGGCGGAGCTGATCGCCGCGCTCTCCGTACTGCAGAAGGAGAAGTGA
- a CDS encoding GTPase has product MSSSTVDERWDDHWDDGLIARRAAGPMPENPHPAPEGGQTEEDSLPPLGGRYGGSLRTRLDALHELVGLSRTRLENDTLAEAGRVLDEAAARQRLSARHTVVAIAGPTGSGKSTLFNALAGVPVSETGLRRPTTAAPIALSWSEGSAGLLDRLAVPGRLRRRPLAGGAADEDLQGLVLIDLPDHDSAVTTHRDQVDRVLGLVDAVIWVVDPEKYADAVLHERYLRPLAGHAEVTFVVLNQIDRLGVEAADLVLDDLRRLLDEDGMALGEHGEPGATVLALSALTGDGVGELRELLGRFVQERTAPALRLSADVDAAAARLRPVYVADGQTGLGERAREDFAARLAVAVGAVAAGEAAERVWRRGAIRACGTPWLRLYRWYERIRAYGSTDPRLQAPVEDELTARQRVEQAVRIVADEASRGLPAPWAQAVREAAVRGADGLPEALDELTVTLGDPAARPPRPAWWPAAVLAQALMTLLQIFGALWLVGQIVGVVPPGLLPPVLIMLAGIVGGPLVEWACAGAVKGPARRYGQEAERKLREAAAGCGRARVLDPISAELMRYREVRDQYVTVSGTRSGARVTRLGGAMRWGGTRAGARMR; this is encoded by the coding sequence GTGAGCAGCAGCACGGTGGACGAGCGCTGGGACGACCACTGGGACGACGGACTGATCGCGCGCCGCGCGGCCGGGCCCATGCCCGAGAACCCGCATCCGGCCCCCGAGGGCGGGCAGACGGAGGAGGACAGCCTCCCGCCCCTGGGCGGCCGGTACGGTGGCTCTCTGCGCACCCGGCTCGACGCCCTCCACGAGCTCGTCGGCCTCTCCCGTACGCGACTCGAGAACGACACGCTCGCCGAGGCCGGACGCGTACTCGACGAGGCCGCGGCCCGGCAGCGGCTCTCGGCCCGCCACACCGTCGTGGCCATCGCCGGCCCCACCGGCAGCGGCAAGTCGACGCTCTTCAACGCCCTCGCCGGCGTCCCCGTCTCCGAGACGGGACTGCGCCGCCCCACCACCGCCGCGCCCATCGCGCTCAGCTGGTCCGAGGGCTCCGCGGGGCTCCTGGACCGGCTCGCCGTCCCCGGCCGGCTCCGGCGCCGCCCGCTCGCCGGCGGCGCCGCCGACGAGGACCTGCAGGGGCTCGTCCTGATCGACCTGCCCGACCACGACTCGGCCGTCACCACCCACCGCGACCAGGTCGACCGGGTCCTCGGCCTTGTCGACGCCGTGATCTGGGTCGTGGACCCCGAGAAGTACGCCGACGCCGTGCTCCACGAGCGCTATCTGCGCCCGCTCGCCGGCCATGCCGAGGTCACCTTCGTCGTCCTCAACCAGATCGACCGGCTGGGCGTCGAGGCCGCCGACCTCGTCCTGGACGACCTGCGCCGCCTCCTCGACGAGGACGGCATGGCTCTCGGCGAACACGGGGAGCCCGGCGCCACCGTCCTCGCTCTCTCCGCGCTCACCGGGGACGGCGTGGGCGAACTGCGCGAACTCCTCGGCCGGTTCGTCCAGGAGCGGACCGCGCCCGCGCTCCGGCTCTCGGCCGACGTCGACGCGGCGGCGGCCCGGCTCCGCCCGGTGTACGTCGCCGACGGCCAGACCGGTCTGGGGGAGCGGGCACGGGAGGACTTCGCGGCCCGGCTCGCGGTCGCGGTCGGCGCCGTCGCGGCCGGCGAGGCCGCCGAACGCGTCTGGCGCCGGGGCGCCATCCGCGCCTGCGGCACCCCCTGGCTGCGGCTCTACCGCTGGTACGAGCGGATCCGCGCGTACGGCTCGACGGACCCGCGTCTCCAGGCGCCGGTGGAGGACGAACTGACGGCGCGCCAGCGCGTGGAACAGGCGGTACGGATCGTCGCCGACGAGGCCTCGCGGGGACTTCCGGCGCCCTGGGCGCAGGCGGTGCGCGAGGCGGCGGTACGGGGGGCGGACGGGCTCCCCGAGGCGCTCGACGAGCTCACGGTGACCCTCGGGGACCCGGCCGCCCGCCCGCCGCGGCCCGCCTGGTGGCCGGCCGCCGTCCTGGCACAGGCCCTGATGACGCTCCTGCAGATCTTCGGCGCGCTGTGGCTGGTCGGCCAGATCGTCGGCGTGGTGCCGCCCGGGCTGCTGCCGCCCGTCCTCATCATGCTCGCCGGCATCGTCGGCGGACCGCTGGTGGAGTGGGCGTGCGCGGGCGCCGTCAAGGGCCCGGCGCGGCGGTACGGGCAGGAGGCCGAACGGAAGCTGCGGGAGGCGGCGGCCGGCTGCGGGCGGGCGCGGGTCCTGGACCCGATCTCGGCGGAGTTGATGCGCTACCGGGAGGTGCGCGACCAGTACGTGACGGTGTCGGGGACCCGGTCGGGCGCGCGGGTCACGCGGCTGGGCGGGGCGATGCGGTGGGGCGGTACGAGGGCGGGTGCGCGGATGCGGTGA
- a CDS encoding single-stranded DNA-binding protein gives MNDTMVTLVGNVATSVEYRDTATGGVARFRFAVTARRWDRERGTWSDGHTSFYTVFAWRALGANLAASVSVGEPLVVHGRLRVREEEPEEGRPDARRRTFVDIDALAVGHDLTRGTAAFRRVVKGGPGLTERQGNGGGERDPWEGAEEPKVLEPVA, from the coding sequence ATGAACGACACGATGGTGACGCTCGTCGGGAACGTGGCGACGAGCGTCGAGTACCGGGACACGGCGACGGGCGGGGTGGCCCGGTTCCGGTTCGCGGTGACCGCGCGCCGCTGGGACCGGGAGCGGGGCACCTGGTCCGACGGACACACCAGCTTCTACACGGTGTTCGCCTGGCGGGCGCTCGGCGCCAACCTCGCCGCCTCGGTCTCCGTGGGCGAACCGCTGGTGGTGCACGGCCGGTTGAGGGTACGGGAGGAGGAGCCGGAGGAGGGCAGGCCGGACGCCCGGCGGCGGACGTTCGTGGACATCGACGCGCTGGCGGTGGGCCACGATCTGACGCGCGGCACGGCGGCGTTCCGGCGGGTGGTGAAGGGGGGACCAGGTCTGACGGAACGGCAGGGGAACGGGGGCGGCGAGCGGGACCCGTGGGAGGGGGCGGAGGAGCCGAAGGTCCTGGAACCCGTGGCCTGA
- a CDS encoding Cys-Gln thioester bond-forming surface protein — translation MFSVRRRGVARLAAATMVSGLVAAGAIAVAGPAAADEGLQGTGGATATLGDLKIFDKVKIGDRNVSAGLFEMTVKPGGSIQTYCIDLHTAALKDEEYKEVGWEQSSLHDNQDAGKIRWILQNSYPQVNDLDALAKKVGATNLTEKTAAAATQAAIWHFSDDVEATPVDDDAKKLTEYLEKNAQNLEEPKASLSLAPSSVAGKAGERLGPITVNTNAATATVSLAPGSPAGVKIVDKDGKVVTTAANGDQVFFDVPAGTADGSAELNVKADTTVPIGRAFVSTKVKSQTLILAGTSTSTVEAKASATWATKGAIPAVSAEKNCAKGGLDITASNEGDQDFTFELKGMKYTIAAGESKTVTVPLAEDQAYDFTITGPNGFEKTFKGVLDCKTATPAPSTTPSTEPSPATAGGSTTGGSTGSTTGGGDLAETGSSNATPMIAGIAAALVLLGGGAVFFLRKKKTTGQ, via the coding sequence ATGTTTTCTGTTCGGAGGCGCGGCGTTGCCCGCCTTGCCGCCGCGACCATGGTCTCCGGCCTTGTCGCTGCGGGCGCGATAGCCGTCGCGGGACCGGCGGCGGCCGACGAGGGTCTGCAGGGGACGGGCGGCGCGACTGCCACGCTCGGTGACCTGAAGATCTTCGACAAGGTGAAGATCGGCGACCGGAATGTCTCCGCTGGTCTCTTCGAGATGACGGTCAAGCCCGGCGGGTCGATCCAGACGTACTGCATCGACCTGCACACGGCCGCGCTGAAGGACGAGGAGTACAAGGAGGTCGGCTGGGAGCAGTCCTCCCTGCACGACAACCAGGACGCCGGCAAGATCCGCTGGATCCTGCAGAACTCCTACCCGCAGGTGAACGACCTCGACGCCCTGGCCAAGAAGGTCGGCGCCACGAACCTCACCGAGAAGACCGCCGCGGCCGCCACGCAGGCCGCCATCTGGCACTTCTCCGACGACGTCGAGGCCACGCCGGTCGACGACGACGCCAAGAAGCTGACCGAGTACCTGGAGAAGAACGCGCAGAACCTGGAGGAGCCCAAGGCCTCCCTCAGCCTCGCTCCCTCCTCCGTCGCCGGCAAGGCCGGTGAGCGCCTCGGCCCGATCACGGTGAACACCAACGCCGCGACGGCCACGGTCTCCCTCGCCCCCGGCTCCCCGGCCGGCGTGAAGATCGTGGACAAGGACGGCAAGGTCGTCACCACGGCCGCCAACGGCGACCAGGTCTTCTTCGACGTCCCGGCCGGCACGGCCGACGGCTCCGCCGAGCTGAACGTGAAGGCCGACACGACGGTCCCGATCGGCCGCGCGTTCGTCTCCACCAAGGTCAAGAGCCAGACCCTGATCCTGGCCGGCACCAGCACCTCGACGGTCGAGGCCAAGGCCTCCGCGACCTGGGCGACGAAGGGCGCGATCCCGGCCGTCTCGGCCGAGAAGAACTGCGCCAAGGGCGGCCTGGACATCACCGCCTCCAACGAGGGCGACCAGGACTTCACCTTCGAGCTGAAGGGCATGAAGTACACGATCGCCGCCGGTGAGTCCAAGACCGTGACGGTCCCGCTCGCCGAGGACCAGGCGTACGACTTCACCATTACCGGCCCGAACGGCTTCGAGAAGACCTTCAAGGGCGTCCTCGACTGCAAGACGGCCACCCCGGCCCCGTCCACCACCCCGTCCACCGAGCCCTCCCCGGCCACGGCCGGCGGCTCCACCACGGGCGGCTCCACCGGCTCCACCACGGGCGGCGGCGACCTCGCCGAGACCGGCAGCTCCAACGCCACCCCGATGATCGCCGGCATCGCCGCGGCCCTCGTGCTCCTCGGCGGCGGCGCGGTGTTCTTCCTCCGCAAGAAGAAGACCACCGGCCAGTAA
- a CDS encoding DinB family protein: MSDQPARWSQATVYPDMWADPNDDPRNSEGASPEGERATLQDFLSGYRMTLRMKCEGLDAEQLARRSVPPSTMSLLGLIRHLAEVERDWRNWISDGDPLPTLYGEDDGDFDGAIADRAEVDAAYADLEREQAAADAALAAYPDLSERLAKDGIAVRELMVHRIEEYARHCGHADLLRERVDGRVGQ, encoded by the coding sequence ATGAGCGATCAACCCGCACGATGGAGCCAGGCCACCGTCTACCCCGACATGTGGGCCGACCCGAACGACGACCCCCGCAACAGCGAAGGTGCCAGTCCGGAAGGCGAGCGGGCGACGCTGCAGGACTTCCTGTCCGGCTACCGCATGACCCTGCGGATGAAGTGCGAGGGCCTGGACGCGGAGCAGCTGGCCCGTCGGTCGGTTCCGCCGTCGACGATGTCGCTGCTCGGCCTGATCCGGCACCTCGCCGAGGTGGAACGGGACTGGCGCAACTGGATCAGCGACGGCGATCCGCTGCCGACGCTGTACGGCGAGGACGACGGTGACTTCGACGGAGCGATCGCCGATCGGGCCGAGGTCGACGCCGCGTACGCCGACCTGGAGCGCGAGCAGGCCGCGGCCGACGCCGCGCTGGCCGCGTACCCCGATCTGAGCGAGCGCCTGGCGAAGGACGGGATCGCGGTTCGGGAGCTGATGGTGCACAGGATCGAGGAGTACGCCCGCCACTGCGGGCACGCCGACCTGTTGCGCGAGCGCGTCGACGGAAGGGTCGGCCAGTGA